A single region of the Anaerostipes rhamnosivorans genome encodes:
- a CDS encoding diaminopimelate dehydrogenase, giving the protein MSIRIGILGYGNLGRGVECAIRQNPDMELAAVFTRRNPEDVTILTESAAVCNVADAPEWKDKIDVMILCGGSATDLPVQTPEYVSMFNVVDSFDTHAKIPEHFANVDAAAKQSGKVGIISVGWDPGMFSLNRMYANAILPEGKDYTFWGRGVSQGHSDAIRRIEGVKDGKQYTIPVESALEAVRSGEDPELSTREKHTRECFVVLEDGADTSKIEEEIKTMPNYFADYDTTVHFISEEELKRDHSNIPHGGFVLRSGKTGWDGENKHLIEYSLKLDSNPEFTSSVIVAYARAAYKLAEEGQTGCKTVFDIAPAYLSARTGAELRKDLL; this is encoded by the coding sequence ATGAGTATACGAATTGGTATTTTAGGTTATGGTAATCTTGGACGCGGCGTTGAATGTGCGATTCGACAGAATCCTGATATGGAATTGGCAGCGGTATTTACAAGAAGGAACCCGGAAGATGTCACAATTCTCACAGAGTCTGCTGCAGTATGCAATGTAGCGGATGCACCAGAATGGAAAGATAAGATTGATGTAATGATTTTATGCGGAGGAAGTGCCACAGACCTTCCGGTTCAGACACCAGAGTATGTCTCTATGTTTAACGTAGTGGATAGCTTTGATACCCATGCAAAGATTCCGGAGCATTTTGCCAATGTGGATGCAGCTGCAAAACAGAGCGGGAAAGTAGGAATTATTTCTGTGGGCTGGGACCCAGGTATGTTCTCTTTAAACAGAATGTATGCCAATGCGATTCTTCCGGAAGGGAAGGATTATACTTTCTGGGGTAGAGGGGTCAGCCAGGGACATTCCGATGCGATCCGCCGCATAGAAGGTGTAAAAGATGGAAAGCAATATACAATACCAGTGGAATCTGCTCTGGAAGCAGTGCGAAGCGGTGAGGATCCTGAACTTTCTACTAGAGAAAAGCATACAAGGGAGTGTTTTGTTGTCTTAGAAGACGGAGCGGATACATCTAAGATTGAAGAAGAGATCAAGACAATGCCGAATTACTTTGCTGACTATGATACAACTGTTCATTTTATCAGCGAAGAAGAATTAAAAAGAGATCACAGTAACATACCGCACGGAGGATTTGTACTTAGAAGCGGAAAGACTGGATGGGACGGGGAAAACAAGCATCTGATCGAGTACAGCCTGAAGCTGGACTCCAACCCTGAGTTTACATCTAGTGTCATTGTGGCCTATGCAAGGGCAGCATATAAGCTGGCAGAAGAGGGACAGACAGGCTGCAAGACGGTATTTGACATTGCCCCCGCATATCTTAGCGCAAGGACAGGAGCAGAACTCAGAAAAGATTTGTTATAG
- a CDS encoding BglG family transcription antiterminator encodes MVISDRAKEIIEYLLDATGYVKVSEIAKELGVTERTVYREMPEINEIIESCDLKLESESGRGMQIYGSLYNMKRLESLFEESKVEQNYTAKERNDLILLLLLHENDYVKTQSLAIDLNTSTQTIRNSLRQLQNFLENDDITLITKRSEGVILEGKEISKRHLLISILLRNIPLDNFFEWMKNKKYKNCAFIDLLIRWDYEDTLAVIYDFLNPLISKKRLNISDKEFQEFLFLLCIFIKRHSLINENGEELKLSVDIPNPEQELYKSIKHLLEHKFQIKLYDPELNYFNWMINLYTGRTHYHVSNDSSILKQLDLVTQMIAKVEERFGFPYSEDENLAENLMLHINMALERIRSGMNVSNPLNDDIYQSHPKLYDIVKQSFIEVFKHSSVPVPDDEIGYIVIYFIASMEYLTKQSIAVLVVCASGMGSSKMLRSRLEREFAEIDVEKIISLHKLSEENLSRYDLIISTVPLSLSEDKYICVSPLLNDRDKEETRKRIKHLNKKGEHHE; translated from the coding sequence ATGGTTATTTCTGACCGCGCAAAAGAAATAATAGAATATCTACTGGATGCGACCGGTTATGTGAAGGTTTCTGAAATTGCAAAGGAACTGGGTGTCACAGAGCGTACCGTTTACCGTGAAATGCCCGAGATCAATGAGATCATAGAATCCTGTGACTTAAAACTGGAATCTGAGTCCGGCAGGGGAATGCAGATCTACGGTTCCCTCTATAATATGAAACGGCTGGAATCCCTGTTTGAGGAATCCAAGGTTGAACAGAACTATACTGCAAAAGAACGGAATGATCTGATCCTTCTTTTGCTTCTTCATGAGAATGATTACGTCAAGACCCAGTCGCTGGCCATCGACCTGAATACGTCTACCCAGACGATCAGAAACAGCCTGCGCCAGCTGCAGAATTTCCTTGAAAATGATGATATCACTTTGATTACAAAACGCAGCGAAGGTGTTATACTGGAAGGGAAGGAAATATCGAAACGGCATCTGCTGATCAGCATACTTCTGAGAAATATCCCTCTGGATAATTTCTTTGAATGGATGAAGAACAAAAAGTACAAAAATTGTGCATTTATTGATCTGCTCATCCGCTGGGATTATGAAGATACACTTGCTGTGATCTATGATTTCCTGAATCCTCTTATATCAAAAAAGAGACTCAATATTTCCGATAAAGAATTCCAGGAATTTTTGTTTCTCTTATGCATCTTTATCAAGAGACATTCCCTGATTAATGAGAATGGTGAGGAATTAAAGCTCTCTGTGGATATACCGAATCCAGAACAGGAACTTTACAAAAGCATCAAACATTTATTGGAACATAAATTCCAGATAAAGCTCTATGACCCAGAGCTCAATTATTTCAACTGGATGATCAATTTATATACGGGACGCACCCACTATCATGTCTCAAATGATTCCAGCATATTAAAACAGCTGGATCTGGTCACCCAGATGATCGCCAAGGTAGAGGAACGGTTTGGTTTCCCATACAGTGAAGATGAGAACCTTGCCGAAAATCTAATGCTTCACATTAATATGGCGTTGGAGAGGATCCGAAGCGGAATGAATGTATCAAATCCACTCAATGATGACATCTACCAGTCCCATCCAAAGCTCTATGATATCGTAAAGCAAAGTTTTATAGAAGTTTTTAAACACAGCTCCGTCCCGGTGCCCGACGACGAGATAGGATATATCGTCATCTATTTTATCGCCTCGATGGAGTACTTAACCAAGCAATCCATTGCAGTCCTGGTCGTATGTGCCTCAGGCATGGGTTCCTCCAAGATGTTAAGAAGCCGTCTGGAGCGGGAATTTGCAGAGATTGATGTGGAGAAGATCATTTCACTCCACAAGCTCTCCGAGGAGAATCTTTCCCGGTATGATCTGATCATCTCCACCGTGCCGCTTAGTTTAAGCGAAGACAAATACATCTGTGTATCCCCACTGCTCAACGACAGGGACAAGGAAGAAACCAGAAAACGCATTAAACACCTCAATAAAAAAGGAGAACATCATGAATAA
- a CDS encoding L-fucose/L-arabinose isomerase family protein, whose translation MDNIPKVKLGIAAVSRDCFPMSLSENRRKLAAKAYREQYGEIYECNTCIENEVHMRKALEELEEAGCNALVVYLGNFGPETAETLLAKEFNGPVMFAAAAEETMEKLTDDRGDAYCGMLNASYNLKLRNVQVYIPEYPVGTAGEVADMIHEFVPVARAVIGLRNLKIISFGPRPQDFLACNAPIKQLYNLGVEIEENSELDLFESFKAHEDDERIPDVVKDMERELSGGNNKPQILPKLAQYELTLLDWVKKHKGSRDYVAIAGKCWPAFQTQFGFVPCYVNSRLTARGIPVSCEVDIYGALSEYIGTAVSGDTVTLLDINNTVPDDMYVSEIENKYNYSHRDVFMGFHCGNTASGKLSSCEMKNQLIMTRTLPEESTQGTLEGDIIPGDITFYRLQSTADAKLRAYVAQGEVLPVKTRSFGGIGVFAIPEMGRFYRHVLIEKNFPHHGAVTFGHFGKALFEVFKYVGVDTREIDFNQPKGMMYPSENPFV comes from the coding sequence ATGGACAATATACCAAAAGTCAAGCTGGGGATTGCTGCCGTGAGCAGAGACTGTTTTCCTATGTCTCTTTCAGAGAACAGAAGAAAGCTTGCAGCTAAAGCTTATCGTGAGCAATATGGGGAGATCTACGAATGTAATACGTGCATTGAGAATGAAGTACATATGAGAAAGGCCTTGGAGGAACTTGAGGAAGCAGGATGCAATGCTCTGGTTGTCTATCTGGGCAACTTTGGTCCTGAGACGGCGGAGACTCTGCTTGCAAAGGAATTCAACGGTCCTGTGATGTTTGCGGCGGCAGCAGAGGAGACTATGGAGAAGCTTACAGATGACCGGGGAGACGCTTACTGCGGAATGCTCAACGCAAGTTATAATTTAAAGCTTAGAAACGTACAGGTTTACATTCCGGAATATCCTGTTGGCACTGCAGGGGAAGTGGCGGACATGATCCACGAGTTTGTGCCGGTTGCCAGAGCCGTGATAGGTTTGCGGAATCTTAAAATTATTTCTTTCGGTCCGAGACCCCAGGATTTTCTCGCCTGCAACGCACCGATCAAACAACTGTATAACTTAGGTGTAGAAATAGAAGAAAACTCTGAATTGGATTTATTTGAGTCCTTTAAGGCCCATGAAGATGATGAAAGAATTCCCGATGTTGTAAAAGATATGGAGAGAGAACTCTCCGGAGGCAATAATAAGCCTCAAATTCTTCCGAAACTGGCTCAGTATGAGCTTACTCTGCTAGATTGGGTTAAGAAGCATAAAGGTTCCAGGGATTACGTTGCCATAGCAGGGAAGTGCTGGCCTGCATTTCAGACGCAGTTTGGTTTTGTGCCGTGTTATGTAAACAGCCGCCTTACTGCGAGAGGGATTCCGGTTTCTTGTGAGGTAGATATCTATGGCGCTCTAAGTGAGTATATCGGTACGGCAGTCAGTGGAGATACTGTGACACTTCTGGATATAAATAATACAGTTCCGGATGATATGTATGTATCTGAAATCGAAAACAAATATAACTACAGCCACAGAGATGTATTTATGGGATTCCACTGCGGTAATACTGCCTCAGGAAAATTGTCTTCCTGTGAAATGAAAAACCAGCTGATCATGACAAGAACCTTGCCGGAGGAGTCAACACAGGGAACCTTGGAAGGGGATATTATACCTGGAGATATTACATTTTATCGTTTACAGAGCACAGCGGACGCAAAATTGAGGGCGTATGTTGCCCAGGGAGAGGTACTGCCGGTCAAGACCAGGTCCTTTGGAGGCATCGGAGTTTTTGCCATACCAGAAATGGGCCGGTTCTACCGCCATGTGCTCATAGAGAAAAATTTCCCTCATCATGGAGCCGTAACCTTCGGACATTTTGGTAAGGCATTGTTTGAGGTATTCAAATATGTCGGAGTGGACACAAGAGAAATTGACTTCAACCAGCCCAAAGGAATGATGTATCCGTCGGAAAACCCGTTTGTATAA
- a CDS encoding mannitol dehydrogenase family protein, producing the protein MKTVMYGAGNIGRGFIGALLSQTGYEVVFVDVNDEVVNTINRDKTYPQEIVGEHGKTVWIQNIRAVDGKDTSSVSNEIASADLLATSVGVSVLEKIVPVICEGLTKRWDQDPDNVLDLLICENLMDADKFLRERIYKTLPARHKETMSQSLGLVETSIGRMVPVMTDDMKKGDPLRICVEEYDFLPVDRNAFKGPIPDYDKIVPYSPFSFYLERKLYIHNMAHAFTAFLGKIKGYTYIDESINDIYIRKLVEGAMIESAMMISKKYQVEFSELKAHIDDLLLRFQNSDLHDTVERVGREPLRKLKPDDRLVGALRGCEHAGILPVYLSFAVACALYNVTKDSASELLAETSQISTQEPCGKYIMGFYEQLKSAPKDFPSILKMTDTLYSEIRGPVV; encoded by the coding sequence ATGAAAACAGTTATGTATGGGGCCGGAAACATCGGACGCGGATTTATCGGTGCCCTGCTCTCACAGACCGGTTATGAAGTGGTCTTTGTGGATGTAAATGACGAAGTTGTAAATACCATCAACAGGGATAAGACATATCCCCAGGAGATTGTTGGGGAACATGGAAAAACCGTATGGATTCAAAACATAAGAGCTGTTGACGGAAAAGACACCTCGTCTGTCAGCAATGAAATTGCATCTGCAGATCTTCTAGCCACCTCCGTGGGAGTCAGTGTTCTGGAAAAAATTGTTCCTGTCATATGTGAGGGCCTCACAAAACGCTGGGACCAGGATCCGGACAATGTCCTGGATCTCCTGATCTGTGAAAATTTAATGGATGCGGACAAGTTCCTTAGAGAAAGGATCTATAAAACTCTGCCAGCTCGGCATAAAGAGACAATGTCCCAGAGCCTGGGACTTGTGGAGACTTCCATCGGACGTATGGTCCCTGTCATGACAGATGATATGAAGAAAGGCGATCCTCTCCGGATCTGTGTGGAAGAGTATGATTTTCTTCCTGTTGACCGGAATGCATTTAAAGGGCCAATTCCAGATTACGATAAGATCGTACCCTACAGCCCCTTTTCTTTTTATCTGGAACGCAAGCTTTACATCCACAACATGGCTCATGCTTTCACTGCATTTCTTGGAAAAATCAAAGGATATACCTATATTGACGAAAGTATCAATGATATCTATATACGAAAGCTGGTAGAAGGTGCTATGATAGAAAGTGCCATGATGATTTCAAAAAAATATCAAGTGGAATTTTCTGAACTGAAAGCCCATATCGATGACCTGTTGCTGCGTTTTCAAAACTCTGATCTTCATGATACTGTGGAGCGTGTGGGAAGAGAACCATTGCGCAAGCTAAAACCAGATGACCGCTTAGTCGGAGCTCTCCGTGGCTGTGAACACGCGGGGATTCTTCCTGTATATCTGTCATTTGCAGTTGCCTGCGCACTTTACAATGTGACAAAGGATTCTGCTTCTGAGCTTCTCGCCGAAACCAGCCAGATATCAACTCAGGAACCCTGCGGTAAATATATTATGGGATTTTATGAACAGCTTAAAAGTGCACCTAAGGATTTTCCATCTATTTTAAAAATGACTGATACTTTATATTCTGAAATCAGAGGGCCTGTTGTTTAA
- a CDS encoding PTS mannitol transporter subunit IICB, with amino-acid sequence MEHEKTTFSQKLQKFGAFLAGMVIPNIGAFIGFGLITAFFLETGWTPNAKLANLISPILNSLLPILIGHTGGKMVGGDRGGVIGALVTVGAIVAVPGTPMFLAAMILGPASGWCIKKFDAAVDGKIPGGFEMIVNNFSLGIIGGILCCVAYLVFGPVMDTVTQVLTNGVNWIVSHNVLPLSAIFVEPAKVLFLNNALDHGIFGPIGYEQVKTLGHSALFLLVPNPGTGLGLLLAYWFFGKGEMKEAAPGMILIHFFGGIHEVYFPYVLANPLTIIGMIAGGIAGTGTFTLLNVGTVATPSPGSIFSVLALSPKTSMLGVIAGVVISCLVSFVINAFFVKRMVAKGKGEVSLGPSVIPKEAMGSSASDEASAVTNDSSLGVAGLDLKDVKKIVVACDAGMGSSAMSAAALKKKVKAADLPVEVINTAISKIPDDTDLVITHKELTGTAKAAQPNKQHLSITNYLQAPEYDELVERLKNR; translated from the coding sequence ATGGAACATGAAAAGACAACATTCTCCCAGAAGCTCCAGAAGTTTGGAGCGTTCCTGGCTGGAATGGTTATCCCAAATATCGGCGCATTTATCGGATTCGGTTTGATCACAGCATTTTTCCTTGAAACAGGATGGACACCAAATGCAAAACTTGCAAACCTTATCAGCCCAATCTTAAATTCACTGCTCCCAATTCTGATTGGTCATACCGGGGGTAAAATGGTCGGAGGTGACCGAGGCGGAGTCATCGGTGCTCTTGTTACAGTCGGTGCCATCGTTGCAGTGCCGGGAACCCCTATGTTCCTTGCAGCCATGATCTTAGGACCTGCATCTGGATGGTGCATTAAAAAGTTTGATGCGGCTGTAGATGGAAAAATCCCTGGCGGATTTGAGATGATCGTTAATAACTTCTCTTTAGGTATTATCGGCGGTATCCTCTGCTGTGTTGCTTACCTTGTATTCGGACCTGTCATGGATACCGTTACACAGGTGCTCACAAATGGTGTAAACTGGATCGTATCACACAATGTGCTTCCGCTCTCTGCAATCTTTGTAGAGCCTGCAAAAGTATTGTTCTTAAATAATGCATTAGACCACGGTATTTTTGGACCGATCGGTTACGAACAAGTTAAAACTTTAGGACATTCAGCATTATTCCTGTTAGTTCCTAACCCTGGAACCGGACTTGGACTTCTGCTTGCATACTGGTTCTTTGGAAAGGGTGAAATGAAAGAAGCCGCTCCTGGAATGATCCTCATTCATTTCTTTGGAGGTATCCATGAAGTTTACTTCCCATATGTATTAGCCAACCCTCTGACTATCATTGGTATGATCGCCGGTGGTATTGCAGGAACAGGTACCTTTACGCTGTTAAATGTAGGAACAGTGGCAACACCTTCTCCGGGCAGTATCTTCTCTGTCTTAGCATTGTCGCCAAAAACCTCAATGCTCGGTGTCATCGCCGGAGTTGTAATTTCCTGCCTCGTATCCTTTGTAATCAATGCATTCTTTGTAAAACGAATGGTCGCCAAAGGAAAAGGAGAAGTTTCCCTTGGACCGTCAGTAATTCCAAAAGAGGCTATGGGTTCTAGTGCTTCTGATGAAGCTTCTGCAGTAACCAATGACTCTTCCTTAGGTGTTGCAGGTTTAGATCTTAAAGACGTTAAAAAGATCGTGGTTGCCTGTGATGCAGGTATGGGGTCCAGCGCTATGTCAGCCGCTGCCCTTAAGAAAAAAGTAAAAGCAGCTGATCTTCCGGTGGAAGTCATTAATACAGCAATCTCCAAGATCCCGGATGACACAGACTTAGTCATCACGCATAAGGAACTGACCGGTACCGCAAAAGCAGCCCAGCCAAACAAACAGCACTTATCTATCACAAACTATCTCCAGGCTCCGGAATATGATGAACTGGTAGAGCGTTTAAAAAACCGTTAA
- the xylB gene encoding xylulokinase yields the protein MYYIGLDLGTSALKLLLMDEKGVILNIVSEEYPISFPKPGWSEQNPVDWWQAVVDGITELIKDVDKDKIQGISFGGQMHGLVMLDKDDQVIRPAILWNDGRTVEECDYLNYEIGKERLSEYTANIAFAGFTAPKILWVKKHEPENFQKICKIMLPKDYLAYRLSGVFCTDVSDASGMLLFDVKNKCWSQEMLHLCGIRREQVADVYESFETVGTIKSEIAAKLGLPTSVKIIAGAGDNAAAAIGTGTVGDGKCNISLGTSGTIFISSRQFGVDDHNALHSFAHADGYFHLMGCMLSAASCNKWWMEDIIDTKEYMKEQEKIETLGENHVFFLPYLMGERSPHNDPNARGTFLGMSMDTTRADMTLAVLEGVAFAMRDSLEIARSLGINIKRTTICGGGAKSPLWRKIIANVLNLEVDIIESEEGPGYGGAILAAVGCGAYQSVEEAADKLVKVINTISPEKELAEKYEKKYQVFKTIYPSLKTIYPLL from the coding sequence ATGTATTATATAGGTCTTGATCTGGGGACTTCTGCGCTAAAGCTTCTGCTTATGGATGAGAAAGGCGTGATTCTTAATATCGTATCAGAAGAATATCCAATCTCATTTCCAAAACCGGGGTGGTCAGAGCAGAATCCTGTGGATTGGTGGCAGGCAGTTGTGGATGGAATTACAGAATTAATAAAAGATGTGGATAAAGATAAGATTCAGGGGATCAGCTTCGGCGGACAGATGCATGGGCTGGTGATGCTGGATAAAGACGACCAGGTGATCCGACCTGCTATTTTATGGAACGACGGAAGAACCGTGGAGGAGTGCGATTATCTTAATTATGAGATCGGCAAAGAAAGATTATCCGAATATACGGCTAATATTGCTTTTGCGGGATTTACTGCTCCTAAGATTTTGTGGGTAAAAAAGCATGAGCCGGAGAACTTTCAAAAGATCTGCAAAATTATGCTTCCGAAAGATTATCTTGCATATAGACTTTCCGGGGTGTTTTGTACAGATGTATCGGATGCGTCAGGGATGCTCCTTTTTGATGTAAAGAATAAATGTTGGTCTCAGGAAATGCTTCATTTATGCGGTATCCGCCGAGAACAAGTAGCCGATGTTTATGAAAGTTTTGAGACCGTGGGAACAATAAAATCTGAAATTGCCGCAAAACTCGGACTTCCAACCTCTGTAAAAATTATTGCAGGTGCAGGAGATAATGCGGCAGCTGCCATCGGCACGGGAACAGTAGGAGACGGAAAGTGTAATATCTCCCTTGGGACTTCGGGAACCATCTTTATTTCCAGCAGACAGTTTGGGGTAGATGACCATAATGCCCTGCATTCTTTTGCCCATGCTGACGGATACTTTCATTTAATGGGTTGTATGCTGAGTGCGGCTTCCTGTAATAAATGGTGGATGGAAGATATTATAGATACAAAAGAGTATATGAAGGAACAGGAAAAAATAGAGACACTGGGGGAGAATCATGTATTTTTCCTTCCATATCTGATGGGAGAGCGTTCTCCCCACAATGATCCAAATGCCAGAGGAACCTTTCTCGGTATGTCCATGGATACCACAAGAGCAGATATGACTCTGGCGGTACTGGAAGGAGTAGCATTTGCTATGAGGGATTCCTTGGAGATTGCAAGATCGCTTGGAATTAATATAAAAAGGACAACCATATGCGGAGGCGGGGCCAAAAGTCCCCTGTGGAGAAAGATCATTGCAAATGTGCTGAATCTTGAAGTAGATATTATAGAGAGTGAAGAAGGCCCTGGTTACGGCGGAGCTATTCTTGCGGCTGTGGGATGCGGTGCATACCAATCAGTGGAAGAAGCAGCAGACAAACTTGTTAAAGTGATAAATACAATCAGTCCTGAAAAAGAACTAGCTGAAAAGTATGAAAAGAAATATCAGGTTTTCAAAACAATTTATCCTTCTTTAAAAACAATCTATCCGCTGCTTTAG
- a CDS encoding transaldolase family protein produces MLILIDDADLGKIEELYAKYPYDGVTTNPTILGKTGNPDPMDQLKKIRAMIPEEAMLHAQVLSTETDDMVKEAKHMVDTIGGNMYIKVPVTANGLKAISILSKEGINITATAIYGVMPAFMAAKAGAKFLAPYVNRLDNLGYNGVQISKDIHTMVKASGYDAEVLGASFKNSQQVLEMGKFGIGSVTVNPDTLKTLAFNQVAEGAVKDFIRDFENCCGEGKTMLDF; encoded by the coding sequence ATGTTAATTTTAATTGATGACGCAGACTTAGGAAAAATTGAGGAACTCTATGCAAAATACCCATATGACGGAGTTACCACAAACCCAACGATCTTGGGCAAGACAGGAAATCCTGATCCTATGGATCAGTTAAAGAAAATCCGCGCGATGATCCCAGAAGAAGCTATGCTCCATGCACAGGTACTGTCAACAGAGACAGACGATATGGTAAAAGAAGCTAAGCATATGGTGGATACCATCGGTGGTAACATGTACATCAAAGTTCCTGTTACGGCAAACGGTTTAAAGGCAATCTCAATCTTAAGCAAAGAGGGCATCAATATTACTGCAACTGCCATCTACGGTGTTATGCCTGCATTTATGGCAGCCAAGGCAGGAGCTAAGTTCCTTGCCCCTTATGTAAACCGTCTGGATAACTTAGGCTACAACGGAGTCCAGATCTCAAAGGATATCCATACTATGGTAAAAGCGTCCGGATATGATGCAGAAGTGCTTGGTGCATCCTTTAAGAATTCCCAGCAGGTATTGGAGATGGGTAAATTCGGTATCGGATCTGTCACCGTCAATCCAGATACCTTAAAGACCCTTGCATTTAATCAGGTTGCAGAAGGAGCTGTAAAAGACTTTATCCGTGACTTTGAAAACTGCTGCGGTGAAGGAAAGACAATGCTTGACTTTTAA
- a CDS encoding MATE family efflux transporter, whose protein sequence is MSGVNKMETRPMFPLIVSMAVPPLISMFMQYTYNFVDCMFVSWIGEKALTAVSLAFPITTLMVAMSIWIGVGVNVLIANSLGQKNQDKADSVVTNGIILSAVMGAIVTVIILLITEPFFASFTDDPEIYALAVRYMRVCAFLEVSSMVHICIQKILQGTGNMIAPMWFQIAGVVLNFVLDPILIFGYFGFPKMGVEGAAVSTVCGYTFSMILAFYVLLFRKQKVRMKIKGFHIDFKIFRDIFVIGFPSFIMNALGAFMTYFTNMFLVLYSTTAVAFFGAYFKLQQIVIMTLNGLVQGCIPIMSYNYGAGNKQRLYQALKYGTGIGVALTGASIVIFWMFPGQILRIFNASDEMMSFGIPALKIMCTSYVFAAAATMIASFMQSTKRVGFSMLINILRQLVLLLPFMMMLSHFIGMKGIWWSFLAAETITVIFSFYLYRKYPVTFSHGREQI, encoded by the coding sequence ATGAGTGGTGTAAATAAGATGGAGACAAGGCCAATGTTTCCTTTAATTGTATCTATGGCGGTTCCGCCGCTTATTTCTATGTTCATGCAGTATACATATAATTTTGTAGACTGTATGTTTGTATCATGGATTGGTGAGAAAGCTCTGACGGCTGTATCACTGGCATTTCCAATCACAACCTTAATGGTTGCTATGTCCATTTGGATTGGCGTGGGCGTGAATGTATTGATTGCCAACAGCCTGGGGCAGAAGAACCAGGATAAAGCTGACAGTGTGGTGACAAATGGCATTATACTTTCTGCTGTCATGGGAGCCATTGTAACGGTTATTATACTTCTGATTACAGAACCCTTTTTTGCTTCTTTTACAGATGATCCGGAAATCTATGCTCTGGCAGTTCGCTATATGAGAGTCTGTGCTTTTTTGGAAGTATCCAGTATGGTACATATCTGTATTCAAAAGATCCTTCAGGGTACCGGAAATATGATTGCTCCTATGTGGTTTCAAATTGCAGGAGTGGTGTTGAATTTTGTACTGGACCCTATTCTTATTTTCGGATACTTTGGGTTTCCGAAAATGGGAGTTGAAGGAGCAGCTGTATCGACCGTATGCGGATATACGTTTTCTATGATTCTTGCATTCTATGTACTTTTATTTAGAAAACAGAAAGTAAGGATGAAAATCAAAGGTTTCCATATTGATTTTAAGATCTTCAGAGATATTTTTGTGATTGGGTTTCCATCTTTTATAATGAATGCTTTAGGGGCATTTATGACGTACTTTACGAATATGTTTTTAGTATTATACTCTACTACGGCAGTTGCATTTTTTGGGGCATATTTTAAACTGCAGCAGATCGTAATCATGACTTTAAATGGCCTGGTACAGGGATGTATTCCTATTATGAGCTATAACTACGGAGCCGGAAATAAACAGAGACTTTATCAGGCTCTCAAATATGGTACAGGGATAGGAGTGGCTCTTACAGGTGCCAGCATTGTTATCTTCTGGATGTTTCCAGGACAGATCTTAAGGATTTTTAACGCATCAGATGAAATGATGTCGTTTGGTATACCTGCATTAAAGATTATGTGTACAAGCTATGTGTTTGCCGCGGCGGCCACGATGATTGCATCATTTATGCAGTCCACAAAAAGAGTGGGATTCAGTATGCTGATAAATATATTGCGCCAGCTGGTGCTCCTGCTTCCTTTTATGATGATGTTGTCTCATTTTATCGGCATGAAAGGAATATGGTGGTCATTCCTAGCAGCAGAAACGATTACCGTGATATTCAGTTTTTATCTTTATCGGAAATATCCTGTTACATTCAGCCACGGTCGTGAGCAGATATAG
- a CDS encoding PTS sugar transporter subunit IIA yields MNKIFNADNIVLNKRLRNKEDAIDVAGKVLVEQGYVDPEYVDCMHKREEVISTYIGNNVAIPHGIDGSEKYIKESGISFIQVPEGVKYGEDTAYIIMGVAGKDGTHLDILMKLYEVICEEENITKLKEAQTKEEILDIIGDLTV; encoded by the coding sequence ATGAATAAGATTTTCAACGCAGACAACATTGTTTTAAACAAACGCCTCCGAAATAAGGAAGACGCTATTGACGTGGCCGGCAAAGTTTTGGTGGAACAGGGTTATGTAGATCCTGAATACGTGGACTGCATGCATAAAAGAGAGGAAGTCATCTCTACCTACATCGGCAATAATGTAGCCATCCCTCATGGTATCGACGGTTCTGAAAAATACATAAAAGAATCCGGTATATCCTTTATCCAGGTACCGGAAGGAGTCAAATATGGCGAGGATACCGCTTATATCATCATGGGTGTCGCAGGAAAAGACGGAACACATCTGGATATTCTCATGAAGCTTTATGAGGTAATCTGTGAAGAAGAAAACATTACAAAATTAAAAGAGGCCCAGACAAAGGAAGAAATTCTGGACATCATTGGAGACTTGACCGTTTAA